The genomic interval ATTAAATTGTAGGATTCTTctacagattttaattttgttcattatcaaaaagattttacattcatataattaatgtaattttatattattctaaaggaaaaaatatttaaatactaaaataaaattaaactttgattttcttctacttaaaatctatatagattaaatgaataggttttgaaaaattatactcaatatattcacattattttaacaacttatatattattttgttctcaataatgaaaacaaaCTTGACCAGCCTGTTTaagtaatatatcaatttaactcACTGTACATAGATTGATAAAGTCACAGAAGTATATGCCTCCTGCCTTTAATACGATTTACcaaattgcatattttaaGTGCTGGTCCAAGTTTTAATCCCATATACTTCATCATCATATCTGAATTTAAAAGTAACAAAGCTTTTCCGTCGATTtcctgaaaattattttattccattagtaattaatataatatataatttttcttattatgcaGAGAAACTctatatttgcaattaattataattcgcaaaaattaataatatgataaaaattcttaaatttttatttaattctataaaacattataataatgattttaaagaaaaagactAGTGATACTAGTAagttatgtattataaattatttcttttaaattaataaataatattcgcaattatttattgttattcaattattaattatttgcataagattttaaaattttttcaatggaaataagaatttcattatattaaattgagtaataaatttttttgctaaaaaatatttatatttcaaaatatcatgatatatttattttatgatgaaattatcatgatattatttatactaaagatataaaaaaattgtgaaaagatatttgaaattttatttataaaataatatatattttataatattataaaataatatttataaaatataaattttaaaaatcaatattcttatttttaaaaaaataaaaaaaatatttatattaaatattatttaaaaaaaatttttttaattaaaagtttttttaaaaaatttaaaaaatagtaagaatttttcttaatatctaatataaatatcatttattatttttttcatacaaattatttttattcaaattaatcagaatgtattattttatctttttttaaactaaaataaaatacaaaactttatttttaaataaaaaaagaaaaaatatataaaaaaaaatagatttgaaaATCAATCTTTATATACTGGTTTGTActgaacaattattatatttttgaaaaaattagtgcacatatgtaaaatacatactttattattaattttgatcataCAAGTAAgcagaaaataattatcatttataattgaatcatgtgataataatgataattggaTCTTATAATGGCAACATTAGAATTAAACTTacttattaatgttattattattcatttattattattatttatttactaatgtttaaagaaaaaaaatattattatacaccaaataaaaaaattatctttgcaaataattattaaatgctatagatggaattaattaaagatattttacatgcttaaattttttataaaaagacaaaaattttataattttttaaaaaaataaagaaaaaaaataaaattatataattaattagagtttatataatatatataatatataatataatattcaatataattttgaaaaaatgtgaACGAATTTATTactcattttaataaacactattaataaataatatatatatatataaataaatatgaaataacataaaatgcaTGTTTCTTACATGTTTCCTGAATAAATCTGCATGTTGTCCTAATGCAGGATCAGTAACACCGATGTAATGAATTACATCTTCAATAGTCCATTCTGCTGGTTCAGTAGAAGGTGTGCGATTCATAGAACTTTCAGATTGAGTAGTAGATGTTGCAGCTTCAAgctctaattataataataatatattttttatcttcaatgaattatttatcaataatatttaaaaaaataaaactaaccTGGAACAGATTTTCGTTGTTGTTTTGGAGCTGTTGGTGATGACAATGATGAATTGTTTATACTTTGTACAGAATTTTGTTGTGTTTGTTGCTGAGTAGTTGATGACAGATTTTGTTGACTTTGAGaccatcttcttttttctgcAGTAATAGTGCTATTATTTGTGGTACTAGCAGTATTAACTTCTTCGCTATTGGTTGATTGTGGTTGTTGACTATTTGGACACTTGTTGCAAAGCTCTTTCCTTCTAAATAACATATGTTCACATGCACAAAGATCTTCAAGTTGTCGCCTAATATATGTGTAAAAATCCTCTTCTTCCATAAATATAGGTAATCTAACGGAAGTAGGTTtgctttctaaaattaaacttatagTTTCTCCTTCACCACGTTTTAATAAACTCAACATTTGTCTTGGACTCATTGCTGCCATTAAAAAAGCTTGAAATATATCTCttgtaacatttaaaataggaCCAGTACCAAATTGTGCTGGCATTGCCTTTACTTTACGAGGATCAAAATAAGGACCACATGTGCAATTATGATTTACATAAATTGTaactgtaatataataataatattaagtgtaaaaaaataacatatagtaagatatttaattgaaataagacATACCATTCCCTAAAGAATGTGGTTTGGTATTAGCTGTACTAGTATCAGGTTCTGTAGCTGGTTGTGGTGGAGCACTTGAACCTGCTGGACTCACTAAAGCAACAGCTGGTTCTCCATTAGTACCTCCACCAGATACTGCCATTACTGGTAAGACATTACTTGTTCTTGACTTAAATCTATTAGGCCCTGTTGctacaaatatttatgtatattacttaataaaaaatatatattttaataagataatttaaaggaGAGTTATAATTCTTACATTTCTGTCTAGGTGGTTGCAATGGATGACCACTTTTAAAACACCAACCAGCAGGAAAAATATCTCTAGAGTCAAAACGACACCAATAATCAAATGCACCTCTCCAGCCATCAAATGTAATATGAATCATATCATCTTTAACTGCACCAACAGTTGCTGTGCATATAAGTtgtggattttttttatctatagcTTCCAGTTTATGTCCAACTTCAAACATATTACAACGTGGTGTTTTTGGTTCACGTTTAAATACTTTTGCAGGTGCCATTTCTGCACCATTCAATGTTTTCAAAAGAAACATTGGCCAACTGGAAGCATTCATTCGGAAGCCCAATGGTGGTTGCAACATACCACCCGATTTTTCACAATGACCAATTGGATGAATTTCATTACTGTCAACTAAACgccaaaaatcatttttattatctgaaCCATCCAACCTTAATCTAAGACGAGGACCAAGAACTCCAACAACAGTTGCAATACATGTTGATGTTAAATTACGAGGATCAAGAGCTTCTAACTTCATCcccattttaaattcattagttGGTGGAATTTCatgctaaaatataattttaatatcattatattttatcttatcattatattttccttcttaatgaaaaaattatgaaattgaatttttatatttaattcatatttatatttaataatttatatttaattttataataattcaaatacctGTTTAAAACATTCGATAGGTGCAGCTTGActgtttgtttcttttaagtAAAGATCCCAATCAAAAGTTTGATAAGTTTCATATTGAAATGGACCAGTGGAAGTTGATGGAGAATGAGATATATTTGTATGATTTGTATTCGTAAATGATTGAGTTGTAGatggaatattatttccacTTATTAATCCTGATGGTGTAAGAGATGGTGCAGGTGATGATTGGTCCCTATtagctattaaaataaaacagtcattaataaatatatatataaatatatatataaaatttattaatattttttaaatttttataaactaccAACTTTTCTTCATATCTGTttgtccttcttttttttgatgtttatttaaacaaaatgaagAACAAAAATCCTTTGTAGGTCCATCTTTTTGTTCTAATCTCACTGGTGTACCTCTAATAACATTGTCACATTGAACGCAAGCTCCTCGTACATAAGCTTTACGAAATTCAGATAAACAAGTTTCTGaacagaattctttttttccatgttGTGTtggtaaaacatattttaaaggtTGTTTAGTTTCTCCACACCATGTACAAGAGTTTTTTGATTTTGGTGGTCTTCCAGgacctatatttaaaaaattatagtatttcaaatttgattgaaatttatattatatataataattatgagcaagtaaaaataatttatatatattttagaaaatgatagaaaaaagtcaaaaatatataaagtacaaGGTTATTTTGAACTATACTATTTGTGTACCTCTCATTTTGCTTTGTGTAGACGACATAATTCTTCATAGAAAGATGATAGTTGATACTAAAATTTACTACATAACATTActaatttaacttattaattaaGGATATCTTTGTatccattaataaaataaatcttggaAGCACATccagttttaaattaaaaaaatctctacTTTTATTTGGTTtgcaaatatgttataatcaaatttatatagcaCAAGATACTTTCTCATAtactttcatataaatcgaaatttaattggatTCTGTAATGATTATTTcgttataatcaaaataatatattccgtattaaaagttattatgtCAAGCCGCCATATTGCTTTGATTTGGCCGCGCAATCCGtagataaaaaagtaatagaaaggacaatataaatattaattctgtaattgcataaaaaatataaagtatgtattataaaataataataatgaataataatattattatttctaacttttttctaatttaaattaaagaataaaatttatttattttttcatttcataattttctattccattataatatttttatcatttttcttaatattttaacgtttttttaaaactgaTATAcgttccaaaattattttctaaaaaataaaacataaaatgataaaatattaataattaatattatatcatttaattaatttaaatgatgaaatatgtgtattttatttatatatatatatatataaatataaataaaaatacaattattgttcaaatattttttataaattaatattattttgatatttcggttaatgtagaatattttttctttaatatggATTCCTTTCTCATTGTGAAGAAAGCTTTAACTTTGCTATCGTTAGAATTTCAGTTCAAGCAAATGGTATCTCACGGGTGGAGGTCGTTGCGTCAAATCTCACAAATCATGAATGAATTCTAAGTTTTGTTGTACATTTTCTACAAATTGGAAACGTTATTATCACTAGTAAGtgttatattaacaattatatgttttttgtaaatttgcataattttatattgtaaaaaattatgaatttatcaaaCGGTTTGGTGGCATGTAAACAAACATTGAATTACGAAATGTTGTCATATAATttgtatgtttttatatatgtaaatttactAAAGATAAGTaaagaaagttgaaatttaattcattttattataatttataatataataaaaaaa from Apis mellifera strain DH4 linkage group LG8, Amel_HAv3.1, whole genome shotgun sequence carries:
- the LOC726007 gene encoding polycomb protein Scm isoform X2 — encoded protein: MSSTQSKMRGPGRPPKSKNSCTWCGETKQPLKYVLPTQHGKKEFCSETCLSEFRKAYVRGACVQCDNVIRGTPVRLEQKDGPTKDFCSSFCLNKHQKKEGQTDMKKTNRDQSSPAPSLTPSGLISGNNIPSTTQSFTNTNHTNISHSPSTSTGPFQYETYQTFDWDLYLKETNSQAAPIECFKQHEIPPTNEFKMGMKLEALDPRNLTSTCIATVVGVLGPRLRLRLDGSDNKNDFWRLVDSNEIHPIGHCEKSGGMLQPPLGFRMNASSWPMFLLKTLNGAEMAPAKVFKREPKTPRCNMFEVGHKLEAIDKKNPQLICTATVGAVKDDMIHITFDGWRGAFDYWCRFDSRDIFPAGWCFKSGHPLQPPRQKWPNRFKSRTSNVLPVMAVSGGGTNGEPAVALVSPAGSSAPPQPATEPDTSTANTKPHSLGNVTIYVNHNCTCGPYFDPRKVKAMPAQFGTGPILNVTRDIFQAFLMAAMSPRQMLSLLKRGEGETISLILESKPTSVRLPIFMEEEDFYTYIRRQLEDLCACEHMLFRRKELCNKCPNSQQPQSTNSEEVNTASTTNNSTITAEKRRWSQSQQNLSSTTQQQTQQNSVQSINNSSLSSPTAPKQQRKSVPELEAATSTTQSESSMNRTPSTEPAEWTIEDVIHYIGVTDPALGQHADLFRKHEIDGKALLLLNSDMMMKYMGLKLGPALKICNLVNRIKGRRHILL
- the LOC726007 gene encoding polycomb protein Scm isoform X1; its protein translation is MSSTQSKMRGPGRPPKSKNSCTWCGETKQPLKYVLPTQHGKKEFCSETCLSEFRKAYVRGACVQCDNVIRGTPVRLEQKDGPTKDFCSSFCLNKHQKKEGQTDMKKTNRDQSSPAPSLTPSGLISGNNIPSTTQSFTNTNHTNISHSPSTSTGPFQYETYQTFDWDLYLKETNSQAAPIECFKQHEIPPTNEFKMGMKLEALDPRNLTSTCIATVVGVLGPRLRLRLDGSDNKNDFWRLVDSNEIHPIGHCEKSGGMLQPPLGFRMNASSWPMFLLKTLNGAEMAPAKVFKREPKTPRCNMFEVGHKLEAIDKKNPQLICTATVGAVKDDMIHITFDGWRGAFDYWCRFDSRDIFPAGWCFKSGHPLQPPRQKSTGPNRFKSRTSNVLPVMAVSGGGTNGEPAVALVSPAGSSAPPQPATEPDTSTANTKPHSLGNVTIYVNHNCTCGPYFDPRKVKAMPAQFGTGPILNVTRDIFQAFLMAAMSPRQMLSLLKRGEGETISLILESKPTSVRLPIFMEEEDFYTYIRRQLEDLCACEHMLFRRKELCNKCPNSQQPQSTNSEEVNTASTTNNSTITAEKRRWSQSQQNLSSTTQQQTQQNSVQSINNSSLSSPTAPKQQRKSVPELEAATSTTQSESSMNRTPSTEPAEWTIEDVIHYIGVTDPALGQHADLFRKHEIDGKALLLLNSDMMMKYMGLKLGPALKICNLVNRIKGRRHILL